CCCTTTCAGACGGCGTTTGCCCGGCAGCCGCGGCCGAAAACAGTCCGAAAATCGTGTCGCGGAGGTCCAGCGCCATCTGGAAAACCCCGGACGATTTCACCTCATCCCTGCGGGCGAGCCTTTCCAGAGTGCGGAACTCTCCCTCACTCACAATCTCTGCGCGACGGGCCCAATGCAACAGGTCCCTGTAACTCGTGAGCGTGTCGCTGCCGGGATCTGACCTATCGCCCCAGGTGTTGGCGAAATCAAGACAGACACAGTCGTCTGAGTTATCGGTCTCCGACATCCCCACCTCCAGATCGATTATAACCTATTTGTTGCCCTTGACAGGTTAGTAAACACGCACTATATTCTAACCATAAAAATGATTTAAACGGTTAGGAGATTTCAAACCATGACCGAAGCACACGCCTCCCCCGTGGTCGTCCACCGTCACGCGACCCTTCACCGCGAGCTGGTCGAACGACGAAAACGGCTGGTGTTGGCCGCAGATTATTCTGATGAAAGGCAGGTGACCGACCTTCTCGACGCTGTTGACGACGCACTCGGTCGGATCGAAAAAGGAACCTACGGCATCTGCGAAGTCTGTGACGGGCTCGTCGAACCCGATCGCCTGGCCAAGGATCCGCTGACCCGTGTCTGTCTCGAATGTCTCTCACCCAGTCAACGCCGCGCACTGGAGCATGATCTTTCTCTCGCATCGAGTATCCAGAGAACGCTCCTCCCCGAGCAGGATTTCGAAGCGCCCGGTTGGGCAGGCCACTATGTCTACCAGCCTCACGGGGCTGTCAGCGGCGATTTTTGCGATGTAATCACCAGGGGAAAGGAGACCATCGTCTTCCTCGGCGATGTCTCCGGCAAGGGCGTTTCGGCTGCACTCCTGATGTCCCATCTCAGCGCCATCATCCGTGGGCTCGCAGGCTCCGCCAAAGACCTGGTCGATCTCGTGGAACAGGCCAACCGCCTCTTCTGCACCGCCACCCCTACCGGCTCGTACGCCACCCTCGTCGCAGTTCGTCTCGGGGCCGACGGAACGATCGAGCTCGTCAACGCCGGCCACGTGCCTCCGATCGTCCAGAACGGGCGAATCGAAAGACTTCCTCCCGACGGTGTCCCGCTCGGGCTCTTCCACCGATCGAGCTACACCTCCCAGTCCCTGCGTCTCCAACCCGGAGATCGGATCGTCCTGGTGACTGACGGCGTGATCGA
This portion of the Acidobacteriota bacterium genome encodes:
- a CDS encoding SpoIIE family protein phosphatase, with translation MTEAHASPVVVHRHATLHRELVERRKRLVLAADYSDERQVTDLLDAVDDALGRIEKGTYGICEVCDGLVEPDRLAKDPLTRVCLECLSPSQRRALEHDLSLASSIQRTLLPEQDFEAPGWAGHYVYQPHGAVSGDFCDVITRGKETIVFLGDVSGKGVSAALLMSHLSAIIRGLAGSAKDLVDLVEQANRLFCTATPTGSYATLVAVRLGADGTIELVNAGHVPPIVQNGRIERLPPDGVPLGLFHRSSYTSQSLRLQPGDRIVLVTDGVIESTDGSSTEYGLGSLSRILAEHPDDDPANLATRLLADLARFRSGNSADDDTTLMVLRRSSAQPRTA